The following are encoded together in the Synergistaceae bacterium genome:
- a CDS encoding MATE family efflux transporter: MDMLHGSLLDKILIFALPLAFSMILQQLFNSADVAVVGRFDSPQAMAAVGSNGAAINLMVNLFVGLSIGANVIVAKYIGKGETQKIHDAIHTSIAAALISGVILLVWGLCVARYLLTLMNTPDDIIDLAVIYFRIYFLGMPFIMLYNFGSAILRSKGDSSRPMWCLIAGGVINVILNLILVIIFKLSVVGVAAATVISNIISALMILYYLLHEEAPFTFRFKDLCLIKIYMTQIIKIGLPAGLQGMLFSISNVTIQTAINSLGSYASAGSAAALNFDFITYYFVGAFTQAAVTFTSQNFGAGDYLRCKRVFNLSMLAGLFFTGLACFICVFWDEEILRLYTTNPEVMHYARVRMIHAVGFLWLCNVYEVPGGALRGMGYSTLPTVIILLGCCVLRIVWCWTIFAYMKDFAVLMDVYPASWTITGIATLIAYYYVRKKLFV, translated from the coding sequence ATGGACATGCTTCACGGGTCTTTGCTGGACAAGATTCTAATTTTCGCGCTGCCTCTAGCATTCAGTATGATATTGCAGCAATTATTTAACTCGGCTGATGTCGCAGTCGTAGGAAGATTCGACAGTCCTCAAGCTATGGCCGCAGTAGGCAGTAACGGAGCAGCAATTAATTTAATGGTAAATTTATTTGTCGGACTCTCAATCGGCGCAAACGTAATTGTCGCAAAATATATCGGCAAGGGCGAGACACAAAAAATTCACGATGCAATTCATACATCAATAGCAGCAGCACTAATCAGCGGAGTAATTTTGCTTGTATGGGGCTTATGTGTGGCGAGATATTTATTAACTCTCATGAATACACCTGATGATATTATTGACTTAGCAGTTATTTACTTCAGGATTTATTTTCTCGGAATGCCGTTTATCATGTTATATAATTTCGGTTCTGCAATTTTACGCAGCAAAGGAGACAGCAGCCGCCCTATGTGGTGTCTTATTGCCGGAGGAGTCATAAACGTGATATTAAATTTGATTCTCGTGATAATATTCAAATTAAGCGTCGTAGGAGTTGCCGCCGCTACAGTGATTTCTAATATAATAAGCGCGTTGATGATACTTTATTATTTATTGCACGAAGAAGCTCCGTTTACGTTCAGATTTAAAGATTTGTGCCTGATAAAAATTTACATGACCCAAATTATAAAAATAGGGCTCCCTGCCGGCCTTCAAGGTATGTTGTTCTCGATCTCAAATGTAACGATTCAGACGGCCATAAACAGTTTAGGATCTTATGCGAGTGCGGGAAGTGCAGCGGCGTTAAATTTTGATTTCATCACATATTATTTTGTCGGAGCATTTACTCAAGCGGCCGTAACTTTCACGTCACAGAATTTCGGAGCGGGCGATTATTTGCGTTGTAAGCGGGTATTTAATTTGTCAATGCTTGCGGGACTATTTTTCACGGGGCTTGCGTGTTTTATCTGCGTTTTCTGGGACGAAGAAATTTTGCGGCTTTACACTACGAATCCTGAAGTAATGCATTATGCACGTGTAAGAATGATTCACGCGGTTGGATTCTTGTGGTTGTGCAACGTTTACGAGGTTCCCGGAGGAGCTTTGCGCGGGATGGGATATTCGACTCTGCCGACTGTAATTATATTGCTGGGGTGCTGTGTTTTGCGTATTGTCTGGTGCTGGACAATTTTTGCGTACATGAAAGATTTTGCGGTCTTGATGGACGTTTACCCGGCCTCATGGACTATAACGGGAATTGCGACTCTTATTGCATATTATTACGTCAGGAAAAAATTATTTGTGTAA
- a CDS encoding Hsp70 family protein encodes MTEEKLSIGIDAGTKYLKAAHSGRITARLEGFDINALREESEIFLDDIVTACVIAVPENYSKSQRNEIIKIAGRSGFDDVNIIDSNEALIYSDTGSALICDFGASKFSMSVIDDNEILDSEIISDLSGNIIDKTFSEWLCERLNLNLIDNTKAEQIKISLSENESINWRGIEIFREDLERLIHFQIKRAAHTAKKFFRIYKPERVILTGGMCNIKAVTKIFADELNLTPEINHDLIAKGAAIAASSDGGKIKSKVDTAQKFKELRGQILIIEELLTRSQKDRLYLLVKQAEGINDAGILEILQNLIQEIKSPANN; translated from the coding sequence ATGACAGAAGAAAAACTATCTATAGGCATTGACGCAGGAACAAAATATTTAAAGGCTGCTCACTCCGGAAGAATAACGGCGAGACTCGAAGGCTTTGACATCAACGCACTTCGCGAAGAGTCAGAAATTTTCTTAGACGACATTGTAACAGCTTGCGTTATCGCAGTTCCGGAAAATTACAGCAAAAGTCAGCGCAACGAAATTATAAAAATTGCCGGGCGTTCTGGCTTTGATGACGTAAATATAATTGATTCTAACGAGGCATTAATTTATTCCGACACGGGAAGCGCTTTAATCTGCGATTTCGGAGCATCAAAATTTTCTATGTCAGTTATTGATGATAATGAGATTCTCGACAGCGAAATAATTTCTGACCTCAGCGGAAATATAATCGACAAAACTTTTTCTGAATGGCTCTGCGAAAGATTGAATCTGAATCTTATCGACAACACTAAGGCAGAACAGATAAAAATTTCACTGTCAGAAAACGAGTCTATTAACTGGCGCGGAATTGAAATTTTCCGTGAAGATTTAGAGAGGTTGATACACTTTCAAATTAAGCGGGCTGCACACACTGCAAAAAAATTTTTCAGAATATACAAGCCTGAACGAGTCATCTTAACCGGCGGAATGTGTAATATTAAGGCAGTAACGAAAATTTTTGCTGACGAATTAAATTTAACTCCCGAAATAAATCATGACTTAATCGCAAAGGGCGCGGCAATTGCTGCAAGTTCTGACGGCGGGAAAATTAAATCAAAAGTTGATACAGCTCAGAAATTTAAAGAGTTACGCGGGCAGATTCTCATAATAGAAGAGCTTTTAACACGTTCACAGAAGGACAGATTATATTTGCTCGTAAAACAAGCTGAAGGCATTAACGACGCGGGAATACTTGAAATCTTGCAGAATCTCATACAAGAAATCAAATCCCCCGCAAATAATTAA